A single region of the Vicia villosa cultivar HV-30 ecotype Madison, WI linkage group LG4, Vvil1.0, whole genome shotgun sequence genome encodes:
- the LOC131600554 gene encoding cytochrome P450 711A1-like — translation MVPQIHTLYIPHSSFFYFKPENFLITSMMFSTLISSVYLVSIIFTLLALIGGYLYGPFWRLRKVPGPPSLPLVGHLPLLAKYGPDVFSILSKQYGPIYRFHMGRQPLIIIADAELCREVGIKKFKNLSNRSIPSPISASPLHQKGLFFTRDLQWSTMRNTILSVYQPSHLANLVPKMQSVIESATQNLDTQKEDIIFSNLSLRLATDIIGDAAFGVNFGLSKPQSICESMSNVNNVEHSSASNDEVSNFINQHIYSTTQLKMDLSGSFSIIIGLIAPILQEPFRQILKRIPGTMDWKMECTNRNLTGRLDEIVKKRMEDKNRRTSKNFLSLILNARESKSVSENVFSFDHISAVTYEHLLAGSATTSFTLSSIVYLVAGHINVERKLLQEIDEFGTHDRIPNAKDLNESFPYIDQVIKEAMRIYTVSPLVARETSNEVEIGGYLLPKGTWVWLALGVLAKDSRNFAEPEKFKPERFDPKCEEMKRRHPYAFIPFGIGPRACIGQKFSLQEIKLTLIHLYRKYVFRHSLSMEKPIELEYGLVLNFKHGVKLRVIKRA, via the exons ATGGTGCCCCAAATTCATACCTTATATATACCCCACTCATCATTCTTCTATTTCAAGCCAGAAAACTTCCTCATAACATCAATGATGTTTAGTACTCTAATTTCAAGTGTGTATTTGGTTTCAATAATATTCACACTACTAGCTTTAATTGGAGGATATCTCTATGGGCCATTTTGGAGGTTAAGGAAAGTTCCAGGCCCACCATCTCTTCCACTGGTAGGACACCTTCCATTGTTAGCAAAGTATGGCCCTGATGTGTTCTCAATCCTTTCCAAGCAATATGGCCCAATTTACAG ATTTCATATGGGAAGACAACCTCTTATAATCATAGCAGATGCAGAGCTATGTAGAGAAGTTGgaatcaaaaaattcaaaaaccttTCAAATAGAAGCATTCCTTCTCCTATCTCTGCTTCTCCTCTTCACCAAAAAGGTTTATTCTTCACAAG AGATTTGCAATGGTCTACGATGAGAAATACTATATTATCGGTATACCAACCATCACACTTAGCCAACTTAGTGCCAAAAATGCAATCAGTTATAGAATCTGCAACACAAAATCTTGACACACAAAAAGAAGACataatcttttcaaatctttccCTAAGACTAGCAACTGATATAATTGGAGATGCAGCATTTGGAGTCAACTTTGGTCTCTCTAAGCCTCAATCAATTTGTGAATCAATGAGCAATGTTAACAATGTAGAACATTCAAGTGCTAGTAATGATGAAGTATCAAATTTCATCAATCAACATATTTACTCCACAACACAACTTAAGATGGATTTGTCGGGTTCGTTTTCGATTATAATTGGCCTAATTGCTCCAATACTTCAAGAGCCATTTAGGCAGATTCTTAAGAGAATACCCGGCACTATGGATTGGAAAATGGAATGTACTAATAGAAATTTAACCGGTCGTCTTGATGAGATTGTTAAGAAGAGAATGGAAGATAAGAATCGAAGAACTTCGAAGAATTTCTTGTCGCTTATATTGAATGCTAGAGAATCAAAAAGTGTTTCGGAGAATGTGTTTTCGTTCGATCACATAAGCGCGGTTACTTATGAACATTTACTTGCTGGATCAGCTACGACATCTTTTACTTTGTCATCTATTGTTTATTTGGTTGCTGGTCACATAAATGTTGAAAGAAAATTGCTTCAAGAGATTGATGAGTTTGGAACACATGATAGGATACCTAATGCTAAAGATCTTAATGAAAGTTTTCCTTATATTGATCAG GTGATTAAAGAGGCAATGAGGATTTACACTGTCTCTCCATTGGTTGCAAGAGAAACATCAAATGAAGTAGAGATAGGAGGTTACCTTCTTCCAAAG GGAACATGGGTATGGTTAGCACTCGGAGTTCTAGCAAAAGACTCAAGAAACTTTGCAGAGCCAGAGAAATTCAAACCGGAGAGATTTGATCCCAAATGTGAAGAAATGAAAAGAAGGCATCCTTATGCATTCATACCATTTGGAATTGGTCCAAGAGCATGTATTGGCCAGAAATTTTCATTGCAAGAGATCAAGCTTACTTTGATTCATTTGTATAGAAAATATGTATTTCGTCATTCACTTAGCATGGAAAAACCTATAGAACTTGAATATGGTTTAGTTCTTAATTTCAAGCATGGTGTCAAGCTTAGAGTAATAAAAAGAGCATAA